In Sporosarcina psychrophila, a genomic segment contains:
- the lepB gene encoding signal peptidase I codes for MEKTVKSELFSWIQSLLFASAIVFICYQFLFVPTKVQGESMLPTFEDNNRVIVSKVSMIDRFDLIVFHAPNATDKYIKRVIGVPGDRIEMIDDILYVNGSVYDEPYAKRIDGDPITDRITGDFTLAEITGQEEVPEGAFFVLGDHRLKSNDSRYFGFISEDAVIGEVKLRIYPFTEISIPK; via the coding sequence TTGGAGAAAACTGTGAAAAGTGAGTTGTTTTCTTGGATACAATCACTATTATTTGCATCTGCAATTGTTTTTATCTGTTACCAGTTTTTATTTGTACCAACGAAGGTGCAAGGAGAATCCATGTTGCCGACCTTCGAAGATAATAACCGTGTTATTGTGAGTAAAGTGAGCATGATTGACAGATTCGATTTGATTGTTTTTCATGCCCCTAATGCAACAGATAAATACATTAAAAGGGTCATCGGAGTACCCGGAGATCGTATTGAGATGATTGATGACATATTGTACGTTAATGGAAGTGTGTATGATGAGCCCTATGCTAAGCGTATTGATGGCGATCCAATCACGGATCGGATAACTGGAGATTTCACGTTAGCGGAAATTACAGGGCAAGAGGAAGTACCTGAAGGCGCTTTTTTTGTACTTGGCGATCATCGCTTAAAGAGTAATGACAGTCGATATTTCGGATTCATTTCTGAGGATGCTGTCATTGGTGAAGTGAAGCTGCGTATTTATCCATTCACGGAAATCAGTATACCGAAATAA
- a CDS encoding putative polysaccharide biosynthesis protein: protein MAQQWDMKTFMKGASILTLSAIIVKLLGAVYRVPFQNLVGDKGFYIYQQVYPFIGIFIVWTSYGFAVAVSKLLAGSTSRDEAKAMMRVAFTYLLLLSVAFFALLTIFAPFFARSMGDVELVPLLRAGAYIVLLMPALAVLKGSFQSEGRMVPVAVSGVGEQAFRVTVILIGTWIAVRSGASLYVAGEVAMWGAVVGEGAGVIILALYFRNTFKGPLEKVDTWRVVKELTVVSLGVSASSLILLMFQLVDSFTIYNILLSNGFAADAAMVMKGVYDRGQPLVQMGILIASTLALAIVPLIAHHSAKKAGRGALPFIQLTFRTAFLFGWAAAAGLALVLPYVNEMLFETRDGSVALIIFSLQILWLSLILPLTAMLQGAGKVKVPTLLLIGGLVIKIFANQLLVPLWNVTGAAIAGNIGFAVITFGLLLYFKTVWPIRLAPTRFYGWVIGATTLMIAVVLPWMLIADGFLFDQLPGRIEATLIALTSVSVGAVVFLFVIMKSRIMAEKEWFLLPFGKRLATLQLRLTKRKGE from the coding sequence ATGGCGCAACAATGGGACATGAAAACGTTTATGAAAGGTGCGTCGATTCTGACCCTCTCTGCAATCATTGTGAAATTACTTGGGGCAGTCTATCGGGTTCCGTTCCAAAACCTTGTCGGTGACAAAGGGTTTTATATTTATCAGCAAGTGTATCCGTTCATTGGCATTTTTATTGTCTGGACGTCGTACGGTTTTGCAGTGGCGGTATCGAAACTGCTTGCGGGAAGTACGAGTCGCGATGAAGCAAAAGCGATGATGCGTGTGGCATTTACCTATCTACTTTTATTATCAGTGGCCTTTTTTGCTCTATTAACTATTTTCGCGCCATTTTTCGCGCGCTCCATGGGCGATGTTGAGCTCGTACCTCTCCTGCGGGCTGGCGCGTATATTGTTTTACTGATGCCGGCGTTAGCGGTTTTGAAGGGTTCATTTCAATCGGAAGGTCGGATGGTACCTGTTGCGGTTTCAGGCGTTGGTGAGCAGGCTTTCCGTGTAACGGTCATTCTCATAGGTACATGGATTGCGGTGCGGTCAGGTGCTTCTCTTTACGTGGCAGGTGAGGTAGCGATGTGGGGGGCAGTTGTCGGGGAAGGTGCTGGCGTTATTATACTTGCACTCTATTTTCGGAATACGTTCAAAGGACCATTAGAAAAAGTGGACACGTGGCGAGTGGTGAAAGAATTGACTGTTGTCAGTTTAGGGGTCAGCGCAAGTTCACTTATTCTCCTGATGTTTCAATTGGTCGATTCATTTACAATCTATAATATCCTGCTATCTAATGGTTTTGCGGCGGATGCAGCCATGGTGATGAAAGGTGTCTACGATCGTGGGCAACCGCTCGTACAAATGGGGATTCTAATTGCTTCGACATTAGCGCTCGCGATTGTTCCACTTATCGCTCATCATTCGGCAAAAAAAGCGGGCCGAGGGGCATTACCGTTTATCCAGCTAACGTTCCGAACTGCTTTCCTATTCGGTTGGGCTGCAGCGGCAGGGCTTGCACTTGTTTTGCCTTATGTGAATGAAATGCTGTTTGAAACACGTGATGGTTCTGTAGCCCTCATTATTTTCTCGTTACAAATTCTCTGGTTATCGCTTATTTTACCGTTAACAGCGATGCTTCAAGGTGCGGGGAAAGTTAAAGTGCCAACGCTCCTGCTTATCGGTGGGTTGGTTATAAAAATCTTCGCAAATCAACTTCTGGTTCCTCTATGGAATGTCACGGGAGCGGCGATTGCGGGCAATATCGGTTTCGCAGTAATTACGTTTGGGTTACTGCTTTACTTTAAAACAGTATGGCCAATTCGCCTTGCACCAACACGTTTTTACGGATGGGTGATAGGGGCAACTACTCTCATGATTGCGGTTGTTTTACCGTGGATGCTCATTGCAGACGGGTTTTTATTTGACCAGTTACCGGGTCGGATTGAGGCGACACTTATCGCATTAACATCTGTTTCGGTGGGAGCGGTTGTTTTCCTTTTCGTCATTATGAAATCACGTATAATGGCAGAGAAGGAATGGTTTCTTCTGCCATTCGGTAAACGTTTAGCTACATTGCAATTACGACTTACTAAAAGAAAAGGTGAATAG
- a CDS encoding MarR family winged helix-turn-helix transcriptional regulator yields MNSKVRLLNQYWTDTYFHLHYPHKEKISHQMVRILQLVDKQEGTGINEISSHIGVSHNTASEHAKRIIEKGYLVKGRDPLDERKVILCITDLGKEVLHRNTSLDEDKLEQVLNQLDDDEKNLIEQALRILSERAKQCM; encoded by the coding sequence GTGAACAGTAAAGTTAGGCTATTAAATCAATATTGGACGGATACTTATTTTCATTTACATTATCCCCATAAAGAAAAAATCTCTCATCAAATGGTCCGTATTCTCCAACTTGTAGATAAACAGGAAGGGACGGGAATCAATGAAATTTCTTCACACATAGGAGTTTCTCATAATACAGCTTCGGAACATGCTAAAAGAATCATTGAAAAGGGGTATTTAGTAAAGGGGAGAGATCCTCTTGATGAAAGAAAAGTGATTCTTTGTATAACGGATTTAGGTAAAGAAGTTTTACATAGAAATACGAGTCTCGATGAAGACAAATTAGAACAAGTTTTGAACCAACTGGATGATGATGAAAAGAATTTGATAGAGCAGGCCCTAAGAATCTTAAGTGAGCGAGCAAAACAATGTATGTGA
- a CDS encoding ABC transporter ATP-binding protein, translating to MHTSIKAENLSIGYQDNLLFENLNLSIPKGEITVFVGSNGCGKSTLLRSIARLLKPSDGSILLEGKDIHSLSSRNVAKKMGILPQGPVSPEGLTVHDLVKQGRYPHQSWLSRWTEEDTKKTEAAMTATRISDLRDQSIDTLSGGQRQRAWIAMTLAQDTDVILLDEPTTYLDMTHQIEILDLLFELNEQKGRTIVMVLHDLNLASRYAHNIVAIKDGGVHAQGKPENIITCDLVRAVFGMECQVSTDPLFGTPHCVPFGRGRCIVPELRKNTGA from the coding sequence ATGCATACCTCAATAAAAGCTGAAAACCTATCGATTGGCTATCAAGATAATCTACTCTTTGAAAACCTGAATTTATCGATTCCTAAAGGCGAAATCACTGTTTTCGTCGGTAGTAACGGCTGTGGTAAGTCTACGTTACTCCGTTCAATTGCCCGTCTTTTAAAACCATCTGACGGCTCTATTTTACTTGAAGGTAAGGATATCCACTCGCTGTCTTCACGTAATGTAGCAAAGAAAATGGGTATTCTTCCACAAGGACCTGTATCACCTGAAGGGCTTACGGTACATGATCTTGTGAAACAAGGACGCTATCCACACCAATCGTGGCTCTCAAGATGGACTGAAGAGGACACGAAGAAAACAGAAGCTGCAATGACAGCGACTAGGATAAGTGATCTACGAGATCAATCGATCGACACGTTATCAGGTGGTCAGCGGCAGCGTGCATGGATTGCAATGACACTGGCTCAAGATACAGACGTCATTTTATTGGATGAACCAACGACCTACCTCGACATGACGCATCAGATTGAAATTCTTGATCTACTGTTCGAATTAAATGAACAAAAAGGCCGTACCATTGTAATGGTGCTACACGATTTGAATTTGGCCTCCCGTTATGCGCACAATATCGTCGCCATTAAAGATGGCGGTGTCCATGCGCAAGGCAAGCCAGAGAATATTATTACCTGCGATTTAGTTCGAGCTGTGTTTGGGATGGAGTGTCAAGTTTCCACAGACCCTCTTTTCGGTACACCACACTGTGTTCCATTCGGACGGGGCCGTTGTATCGTACCGGAACTTCGGAAAAATACGGGTGCTTAA
- the spoVT gene encoding stage V sporulation protein T yields MKATGIVRRIDDLGRVVIPKEIRRTLRIREGDPLEIFTDRDGEVILKKYSPISELGQFAKEYAETLYETLGTPALISDRDEMIAVSGLSKKDYLNRQLSPDLDEIMTGRKIVTEKLEKAIEWVPGQVEQVKSYCIAPIIAAGDTIGAVYLLSKVHFIGETEMKAAETAAHFLAKQMEP; encoded by the coding sequence ATGAAGGCAACGGGAATCGTCCGCAGAATCGACGATCTTGGCAGGGTAGTTATCCCTAAAGAGATTCGAAGGACACTAAGGATTCGTGAAGGGGATCCACTTGAAATTTTTACCGACCGGGATGGCGAAGTAATTTTGAAGAAGTATTCGCCGATATCAGAACTCGGTCAATTTGCAAAAGAGTATGCGGAAACATTGTACGAAACACTAGGCACGCCTGCGCTCATTAGTGACAGGGATGAAATGATTGCCGTGTCCGGATTATCGAAAAAAGATTATTTGAATCGCCAGTTGTCGCCTGATCTCGATGAGATTATGACAGGCCGTAAAATCGTTACCGAAAAACTTGAAAAGGCGATTGAGTGGGTGCCTGGACAAGTGGAGCAGGTGAAGTCTTATTGTATTGCACCCATTATTGCTGCGGGGGATACGATTGGTGCTGTTTACCTGTTATCAAAGGTGCATTTTATCGGCGAAACTGAAATGAAAGCGGCGGAAACGGCCGCGCATTTTTTAGCGAAACAGATGGAACCATAA
- a CDS encoding MFS transporter, with amino-acid sequence MKSASFRFLWIGQSMANLGDIFYIVGLISILYASTESPFILALVPFLSMFGRFISGMISPLLLNRYPLKTLLVHSQVSKTLLLCLLALILVFHITSSILVIVSFVFTIAFLDGWAAPASQAMLPRLVPKNELVKANSFFSIIYETVNLGGWALGGLLVAIFSGQDVILITLALYLVATLLMTKIVDPTEFYRKFSEGRQSGELKEGWQIVWRNPLYKSLYVIIAFEAVANVVWIASILYVFVAEILGENESWWGYINTSFFLGMVVGGIICSRFTTVFETNLKYVLITFSFGISILTLLFGLTTMAWLSLVLMGLIGVFQQLKAIAANTFLQKSASPEELPKIYAVESSLVSLLFAVSSLLFGALAEIWDVRITFIISAILLGIAAMYAVTRHRHFIIEESNFPIER; translated from the coding sequence ATGAAGAGTGCATCTTTCCGTTTTCTTTGGATTGGCCAATCAATGGCCAATTTAGGTGATATTTTTTATATTGTGGGGCTTATTTCAATTTTATATGCTTCGACAGAGTCACCATTTATATTGGCATTGGTACCATTTCTTAGTATGTTTGGTCGTTTTATTAGCGGGATGATTTCCCCGCTACTGTTAAATCGATATCCATTAAAGACCCTGCTTGTTCATTCGCAAGTAAGTAAGACATTATTATTGTGTTTGCTAGCGCTTATCTTAGTATTTCACATAACGTCGAGCATACTCGTTATAGTAAGTTTCGTATTTACGATTGCATTCTTAGACGGTTGGGCAGCACCAGCAAGCCAAGCAATGTTACCACGCTTGGTTCCCAAAAATGAACTTGTGAAAGCCAATAGCTTCTTCTCCATCATTTACGAAACAGTAAATTTAGGGGGCTGGGCACTTGGCGGTCTGCTTGTTGCAATTTTCAGCGGTCAAGATGTCATTTTAATCACGTTGGCATTGTATCTGGTTGCTACTTTACTGATGACTAAAATTGTTGATCCAACCGAGTTTTACAGGAAATTTTCCGAAGGTCGTCAAAGCGGTGAGCTAAAAGAAGGTTGGCAAATCGTTTGGAGAAACCCGTTGTATAAGAGTCTTTATGTGATCATCGCATTTGAAGCAGTCGCAAATGTTGTATGGATTGCTTCTATACTCTACGTCTTCGTGGCTGAAATTCTTGGTGAGAATGAGTCTTGGTGGGGATATATTAATACATCGTTCTTTTTGGGAATGGTCGTCGGTGGGATTATATGCTCACGTTTTACCACGGTATTTGAGACAAACTTGAAGTATGTTTTGATTACTTTTTCCTTTGGAATCAGTATCCTGACACTTCTTTTCGGTTTAACGACAATGGCTTGGCTGTCTCTTGTCCTTATGGGACTCATTGGGGTTTTTCAACAACTAAAAGCAATTGCTGCAAACACATTTCTTCAAAAATCAGCCAGTCCCGAAGAACTCCCAAAAATTTATGCTGTAGAGAGTTCGCTGGTGTCGTTATTATTTGCAGTTTCCTCTTTACTGTTTGGCGCACTTGCCGAAATATGGGATGTGCGAATTACTTTTATAATTTCAGCAATATTGTTAGGAATAGCAGCAATGTATGCTGTGACTCGTCATCGTCATTTTATTATAGAGGAATCCAATTTCCCAATTGAAAGATAA
- a CDS encoding ABC transporter substrate-binding protein, which translates to MKKSLKSLLILALFAVLLVGCSSKKEDKAADNKKVENSITITGVNGEVTLDKPAKKIVVLEWTYAEDLLAVGIQPAGMADIQEYHDWVNIDAELSKDVADVGGRQEPNLEAIAALEPDLIIGTSFRHDGMIADLEKIAPTVIFNPYPEDEKMDLYQEMITTFNEIAKAVDKKDEAKQVLADLDVKYEEAKTTIENAGLKTKDVVLTLAYTGPQAPEVRVFTPNSMASIMLEKIGLNNIHIPDQFEIYGSSTYNVEGLTKYEDANYLYIVQADDNIYEKQLKDNAVWKNLNFVKEDRLYNLGGDTWLYGGPLSAETLLNKITSTMVSK; encoded by the coding sequence ATGAAGAAGTCTTTAAAATCCCTGCTTATTTTAGCGCTTTTTGCGGTGTTGTTGGTAGGTTGTTCTTCGAAGAAAGAAGATAAAGCTGCAGACAATAAAAAAGTAGAAAATAGTATAACAATTACGGGTGTTAATGGTGAAGTGACGCTTGATAAGCCTGCTAAAAAAATCGTTGTTTTAGAATGGACATATGCGGAAGATTTATTGGCAGTAGGCATTCAGCCTGCTGGGATGGCGGATATACAAGAATATCATGATTGGGTGAATATCGATGCAGAGCTTAGCAAAGACGTAGCAGATGTTGGAGGTCGCCAAGAACCGAATTTGGAGGCGATTGCTGCATTGGAACCGGATTTGATCATCGGTACTAGCTTCCGTCATGATGGGATGATTGCGGATTTAGAGAAAATTGCGCCTACAGTCATTTTTAATCCGTATCCTGAAGATGAAAAAATGGATTTGTATCAAGAAATGATAACAACATTTAACGAGATTGCAAAAGCGGTTGATAAAAAGGATGAAGCGAAACAGGTATTAGCTGACCTGGATGTGAAATATGAAGAAGCGAAAACGACTATCGAAAATGCCGGTTTGAAAACAAAAGATGTTGTCTTAACACTTGCCTATACGGGACCTCAAGCACCTGAAGTTCGTGTATTTACGCCAAACTCAATGGCTTCAATTATGTTAGAGAAAATTGGCTTAAACAACATCCATATCCCAGATCAATTTGAAATTTACGGTTCGAGTACGTATAACGTCGAAGGTCTAACGAAGTATGAGGATGCAAACTATTTGTATATCGTTCAGGCCGACGACAATATTTATGAGAAACAATTAAAAGATAATGCAGTTTGGAAGAACTTGAATTTCGTGAAAGAAGACCGTCTGTATAATCTGGGCGGGGATACTTGGTTATATGGAGGTCCTCTTTCAGCTGAAACACTGCTTAATAAAATTACAAGCACGATGGTAAGTAAGTAA
- a CDS encoding iron ABC transporter permease, translating into MARKTSGKRSFLVMIIGLFLLVLLSFIHLTQGQADYTVTQLVKEVWTEGRVQDIVLSLRLPRLIIGILAGGALAVAGAVLQTLTNNPLASAGTLGINAGAYFFVVVSMIFFPSLLGNFPFIVALIGAVLSSILVVMLAGKQMEPVRVALTGMIISLLFASMTGSLQLLFENQTNGLFLWGSGTLVQLNWDGVSFAGPVIIVFFVLALVLAKPLDTLSLGEDIASSLGQNVRFVKLLAWAVAIVLAAATVSVVGPIGFIGLMAPHIVRMLGVRGHLNILLQSFLWGSVMLIGADVLGRLVQPGQEVPVGAMTALIGGPWLLYLAWKTAKTHSRGDRQMGGTLKPVKLSVVITIVVALIVVIISLALSFNGTAWTTEWLKPVVWNFRVPRVLTAFIVGVMLAVAGVLLQGVLRNPLADASILGVTSMGGAGAMMLLVLFPAIPIKYMPLGAVVGAAIALGIILGTSWKNNFQPMLVALMGIAISAFGSAATQVFVVKAKLAVAAALVWLSGSTYAKGWDDVQLALLLFALFIGPAIFLTRSLDTLTFGDDVAAGLGLSVKSTRVWALIVGVAISTAAVSIVGTIGFVGLVAPHIARRLVGFRHLPLLAVSGLLGGLLLVTADFVGRILIAPKDIPSGLIVALIGTPYLLYLLRKMK; encoded by the coding sequence ATGGCAAGAAAGACTTCAGGAAAACGATCCTTTTTAGTTATGATTATTGGGTTGTTCCTGTTGGTTTTATTATCTTTTATTCACTTAACACAAGGTCAAGCGGATTATACTGTTACCCAATTAGTAAAAGAAGTGTGGACAGAGGGGCGCGTGCAGGACATCGTGCTCTCTCTGCGTCTTCCGCGGTTAATAATCGGGATACTTGCTGGTGGTGCCCTTGCAGTGGCGGGGGCTGTATTGCAGACGTTGACGAACAACCCATTAGCATCTGCAGGCACGCTAGGAATTAATGCAGGCGCTTACTTTTTCGTCGTTGTTTCAATGATTTTCTTCCCATCGCTACTCGGGAATTTTCCGTTTATTGTTGCATTGATAGGTGCTGTACTGTCATCCATTCTCGTTGTAATGCTAGCAGGTAAGCAAATGGAGCCTGTTCGTGTCGCGCTGACAGGAATGATTATTTCGTTATTGTTTGCGTCGATGACAGGTTCTTTGCAGCTATTATTCGAAAATCAGACGAACGGTCTCTTTTTATGGGGCTCCGGGACACTTGTTCAATTAAATTGGGACGGTGTATCGTTTGCAGGACCGGTTATCATTGTGTTCTTCGTCCTCGCGTTAGTGTTGGCAAAGCCATTGGATACGTTGTCGCTGGGTGAAGATATTGCATCGTCTCTTGGGCAAAATGTTAGGTTTGTTAAATTACTCGCGTGGGCTGTTGCAATTGTCCTTGCGGCTGCAACAGTAAGTGTAGTCGGCCCAATCGGTTTTATCGGATTAATGGCCCCGCATATTGTTCGAATGCTTGGCGTTCGAGGGCATTTGAACATTCTCCTCCAGTCATTTTTATGGGGAAGTGTCATGCTGATAGGAGCCGATGTGTTAGGGCGATTGGTTCAACCTGGACAAGAAGTACCGGTTGGTGCAATGACAGCGTTGATCGGCGGACCGTGGCTGTTGTACTTGGCATGGAAAACTGCAAAAACGCATAGTCGGGGCGACCGTCAAATGGGCGGTACATTGAAACCAGTGAAACTATCGGTTGTCATTACAATCGTTGTCGCACTTATTGTTGTTATTATTTCATTGGCTTTATCATTCAATGGCACTGCATGGACGACCGAATGGTTGAAACCTGTTGTGTGGAATTTCCGAGTCCCGCGCGTGTTAACGGCGTTCATCGTCGGGGTTATGCTTGCAGTTGCGGGGGTATTATTGCAGGGGGTATTACGAAATCCATTGGCGGATGCAAGTATTTTAGGTGTTACATCAATGGGTGGTGCCGGGGCGATGATGCTTCTCGTGTTATTTCCTGCCATTCCGATCAAATATATGCCGCTAGGTGCAGTCGTGGGAGCTGCCATTGCACTCGGTATAATTTTAGGGACGTCATGGAAAAACAATTTCCAACCGATGCTTGTAGCACTTATGGGAATTGCGATTTCTGCATTCGGCTCGGCCGCCACACAAGTGTTTGTCGTGAAAGCGAAACTCGCCGTAGCGGCTGCGCTCGTCTGGTTGTCGGGAAGTACGTACGCAAAAGGATGGGACGATGTACAGCTAGCCTTGTTGCTATTTGCGTTGTTCATCGGTCCGGCCATTTTCTTGACACGCAGTTTGGATACGTTGACGTTCGGTGATGATGTGGCGGCGGGTCTTGGACTTTCAGTAAAGTCGACCCGTGTTTGGGCATTGATCGTTGGTGTCGCGATAAGTACGGCAGCCGTTTCAATTGTAGGGACGATTGGCTTTGTCGGGCTCGTAGCACCTCATATTGCACGTAGATTGGTCGGTTTCCGTCATCTGCCTTTGCTTGCCGTATCTGGATTATTAGGCGGACTGCTTCTTGTCACAGCAGATTTTGTCGGAAGGATTCTTATTGCTCCGAAAGATATTCCGAGTGGTCTGATTGTAGCGCTGATTGGCACGCCGTATTTGCTTTACCTTCTTCGGAAAATGAAATGA
- a CDS encoding DUF3147 family protein, translated as MYVIMKIIASAIVIGIVTEVSRRFPSYGGIIAALPLVSLLSIVWLYVQGEQAATLSKFALGVLWGFPATAFLLVVVYVALQNSVHLFISIGLGVSGWLLFLLVQDFILKSIKDLFLS; from the coding sequence ATGTATGTGATAATGAAAATTATTGCTTCGGCAATCGTTATTGGGATTGTGACGGAGGTTTCAAGAAGATTTCCTTCGTATGGGGGGATAATAGCTGCTCTTCCTTTAGTCAGCTTACTCAGTATTGTATGGCTGTATGTCCAGGGAGAACAAGCCGCAACGTTAAGTAAGTTTGCGTTAGGGGTACTTTGGGGATTTCCTGCAACCGCATTTTTGTTAGTGGTCGTTTATGTAGCCTTACAAAATTCCGTTCATCTATTTATCTCCATTGGCCTAGGAGTGAGTGGCTGGTTGCTATTTTTGTTAGTTCAAGATTTCATCTTAAAATCCATAAAAGATCTTTTCTTAAGTTAA
- a CDS encoding aspartyl-phosphate phosphatase Spo0E family protein produces the protein MVKTIPKKRVLSVLIKLKRNDMYATAKHFGLSHPVVVARSQELDTLLNRYQGIRAIQ, from the coding sequence ATGGTAAAAACAATTCCTAAAAAGCGAGTTCTATCCGTATTAATAAAATTAAAAAGAAATGATATGTACGCGACGGCAAAGCATTTTGGTTTGAGTCATCCGGTTGTCGTTGCACGTAGTCAAGAGCTGGACACCTTATTGAATCGATATCAGGGGATCCGGGCTATACAGTGA